A genomic region of Corticium candelabrum chromosome 22, ooCorCand1.1, whole genome shotgun sequence contains the following coding sequences:
- the LOC134197514 gene encoding uncharacterized protein LOC134197514, translating into MVGDHPLTYVQNFIYLGSSLSVDTTLATEVSCRISKASSAFGKLSRKLWNRHDIKLTTKISVYKAAILPTLLYGCESWTLLRRNFAVLSSFHMRCLRRICGIKWEDMVPDTEVLSVSNMCGLEYYLLKCQFRWAGHVVRMSDTRTPKQLFYGQLGEGARHQGGPKLRFKDSLKANLKKCSINPSSFETLAKDRALWRNRCHKCIQSFEESRLKAARAKRQCRKDQQRLHLQQVQQQQHLQQLQSSHVSPSFRCLTCDLVCRSKAGLMSHMRHKKH; encoded by the coding sequence ATGGTGGGTGATCACCCCCTTACGTATGTCCAAAATTTCATCTATCTCGGTAGCTCTTTGTCAGTTGACACCACACTTGCCACGGAAGTGTCCTGCAGAATTTCAAAAGCTAGCTCAGCTTTTGGCAAGCTTTCCAGGAAGCTGTGGAATAGACATGATATTAAGCTGACGACCAAAATATCTGTATACAAAGCAGCCATCTTACCAACTTTATTATATGGCTGTGAATCATGGACACTGCTCCGTCGAAATTTTGCTGTGCTTAGCAGCTTTcacatgagatgtcttcgtcgGATCTGCGGTATTAAGTGGGAGGATATGGTTCCAGACACAGAGGTACTTTCTGTAAGCAATATGTGTGGTCTGGAGTACTACCTCCTTAAATGTCAATTTCGTTGGGCTGGTCACGTTGTCCGAATGTCCGATACAAGAACTCCCAAACAACTTTTTTATGGGCAATTGGGAGAAGGGGCGCGACACCAGGGAGGTCCAAAGCTGAGATTTAAAGACTCTCTAAAGGCTAACTTGAAGAAATGCTCCATCAACCCTTCCAGTTTTGAGACCCTTGCAAAAGATAGGGCACTGTGGAGGAACCGTTGTCATAAATGCATTCAAAGTTTTGAGGAAAGTCGTCTGAAAGCTGCTAGAGCTAAGAGACAGTGTCGCAAAGACCAGCAGCGACTCCACCTTCAACAagttcaacagcaacaacatctgcaacaactacaatcATCACATGTCAGTCCTTCTTTTCGTTGTCTGACATGTGACTTAGTGTGTCGCTCAAAAGCAGGACTCATGTCTCACATGCGACacaagaaacattaa